TCGCCACTGCCAGAGCATCAACTTGAATGCGCTCCACAAAGTCAACAGCTTGGTCAGGATCAGTCAAGAGCTGGTCGTGAGAGAGCACACCTTCAGCGCCGTGGCCATCTTCTGCTTCACCCATACCAGTCTCCAGGGATCCCAAACAGCCTAGTTCGCCCTCAACACTGACCCCTAGGGAGTGAGCTACCTTCACGACTTCACTAGTAACAGCGACGTTGTAGTCATAGCTAGCAGGAGTCTTAGCATCAGCTTCCAGAGAGCCATCCATCATGACGCTGGTAAAGCCGTTCTTAATCGCAGAGTAGCAGGTAGCAGGCTCGTTACC
The Cyanobacteriota bacterium DNA segment above includes these coding regions:
- a CDS encoding class II fructose-bisphosphate aldolase: MALVPMRLLLDHAAENGYGIPAFNVNNMEQIQAIMQAAHETDSPVILQASRGARKYAGENFLRHLILAAVETYPHIPIVMHQDHGNEPATCYSAIKNGFTSVMMDGSLEADAKTPASYDYNVAVTSEVVKVAHSLGVSVEGELGCLGSLETGMGEAEDGHGAEGVLSHDQLLTDPDQAVDFVERIQVDALAVA